From a single Deltaproteobacteria bacterium genomic region:
- a CDS encoding VOC family protein produces MQLLDHVSITLRDLARAKPFYRAVMAALGAREAYDEPRAIGFGERNSGRDDAHSYLSVFESPAASPDARRHVCLRAASRAQVRAFHAAGLAHGGASAGEPGPRSDYHATYYAAFLEDPEGNRIEAVCHRSE; encoded by the coding sequence ATGCAGCTGCTCGACCACGTCTCGATCACGCTGCGCGACCTCGCGCGCGCGAAGCCGTTCTACCGCGCCGTGATGGCCGCGCTCGGCGCGCGCGAGGCGTACGACGAGCCCCGCGCGATCGGCTTCGGCGAGCGCAACTCGGGCCGAGACGACGCGCACTCCTACCTCAGCGTGTTCGAGTCGCCGGCCGCGAGCCCCGATGCGCGGCGCCACGTGTGCCTGCGCGCCGCAAGCCGCGCGCAGGTCCGCGCCTTCCACGCCGCAGGCCTCGCGCACGGCGGCGCGAGCGCAGGCGAGCCCGGCCCGCGCAGCGACTACCACGCCACGTACTACGCCGCATTCCTCGAAGACCCCGAAGGCAACCGCATCGAGGCCGTGTGCCATCGCTCCGAATGA
- the mgtE gene encoding magnesium transporter yields the protein MQTDSDSVQASDLEDAWPFLDSEERLEGFRLLAPHEAERFFTALDAREECALLATFTPTERQLWMRQLEPDDAADVVQAAPAEQRETLLGALDAAARREVAALMAYAEDDAGGLMSPRYVRLRPEMTVDEAIAYLRRAARERVETIYYIYVLDAENRLLGVASFRELFAAPSDKLVRDIMRTRVITVRDDLDQEEVANVIAENDLMAVPVVNAAGQLQGIVTIDDVVDVVREEATEDIQKIGGSAALDLPYLETSVLDLVRKRAVWLTVLFIGQFLTTAAMGFFEDELARAIVLSLFIPLVISSGGNAGSQASTLVIRAMAMEEVRLRDWWRVLRREVVIGLLLGVALGAIGLARVVLFPGAESTFGEHFVAVGVTVSLSLVWIVMWGATAGAMLPFALRRFGFDPASASAPFVATLVDVTGLVIYFSVATVVLSGTLL from the coding sequence ATGCAGACCGACAGCGACAGCGTCCAAGCCAGCGATCTCGAAGACGCGTGGCCGTTCCTCGATTCTGAGGAGCGGCTCGAAGGCTTCCGCTTGCTCGCACCGCACGAGGCCGAGCGCTTCTTCACCGCGCTCGATGCGCGCGAAGAGTGCGCGCTGCTCGCGACCTTCACGCCGACCGAGCGCCAGCTTTGGATGCGGCAGCTCGAGCCCGACGACGCCGCCGACGTGGTGCAGGCCGCGCCGGCGGAGCAGCGCGAGACGCTGCTCGGCGCGCTCGACGCCGCCGCGCGCCGCGAAGTCGCGGCGCTCATGGCCTACGCGGAGGACGACGCGGGCGGCCTGATGAGCCCGCGCTACGTGCGCCTGCGCCCCGAGATGACGGTCGACGAGGCGATCGCGTACCTGCGGCGCGCGGCGCGCGAGCGCGTCGAGACGATCTATTACATCTACGTGCTCGACGCGGAGAATCGCCTGCTCGGCGTCGCCTCGTTCCGCGAGCTGTTCGCGGCGCCCTCGGACAAGCTCGTGCGCGACATCATGCGCACGCGAGTGATTACGGTGCGCGACGACCTCGATCAGGAAGAGGTCGCGAACGTGATCGCCGAGAACGACCTGATGGCCGTGCCGGTGGTGAACGCCGCGGGGCAGCTACAGGGCATCGTGACGATCGACGACGTGGTCGACGTGGTGCGCGAAGAGGCGACCGAGGACATCCAGAAAATCGGCGGGAGCGCGGCGCTCGACCTGCCATACCTCGAGACCAGCGTGCTCGACCTCGTGAGGAAGCGCGCGGTGTGGCTCACCGTGCTGTTCATCGGACAGTTCCTCACCACGGCCGCGATGGGCTTCTTCGAAGACGAGCTCGCGCGCGCGATCGTGCTCTCGCTCTTCATCCCCCTCGTGATCTCGAGCGGCGGCAACGCGGGCTCACAGGCCTCGACGCTCGTGATCCGCGCGATGGCGATGGAGGAAGTGAGGCTGCGCGACTGGTGGCGCGTGCTACGCCGCGAGGTCGTGATCGGCCTCTTGCTAGGAGTCGCGCTCGGCGCAATCGGCCTCGCGCGCGTCGTCCTCTTCCCCGGCGCAGAGAGCACGTTCGGCGAGCACTTCGTGGCGGTGGGCGTGACCGTCTCGCTCTCGCTCGTGTGGATCGTGATGTGGGGCGCGACCGCCGGCGCCATGCTCCCTTTCGCGCTGCGGCGCTTCGGCTTCGACCCCGCCAGCGCGAGCGCGCCGTTCGTCGCGACGCTCGTCGACGTGACGGGCCTCGTGATCTACTTCAGCGTCGCGACCGTGGTGCTGAGCGGGACGCTGCTGTGA
- a CDS encoding VOC family protein, whose product MATARYLVRDVAAAVAFYTQRLGFALKQSFGPAMAMVARGDLTLWLAGPPSSAARAMPDGRKPEPGGWNRIVIEVSDLAALVAELRAAGVPFRNEIVRGPGGQQILCEDPSGNAVELFQAG is encoded by the coding sequence ATGGCCACCGCCCGCTACCTCGTGCGCGACGTCGCCGCCGCAGTCGCCTTCTACACGCAGCGCCTCGGCTTCGCGCTGAAGCAGAGCTTCGGGCCCGCGATGGCGATGGTGGCGCGCGGCGACCTGACACTTTGGCTTGCAGGCCCGCCCTCTTCCGCCGCGCGCGCGATGCCCGATGGGCGCAAGCCGGAGCCCGGCGGCTGGAACCGCATCGTGATCGAGGTGAGCGATCTCGCCGCGCTCGTCGCCGAGCTGCGCGCCGCGGGCGTGCCGTTCCGCAACGAGATCGTGCGCGGCCCCGGTGGGCAGCAGATTCTGTGCGAGGACCCGTCGGGGAATGCGGTGGAGCTGTTTCAGGCGGGGTGA